In one window of Solanum pennellii chromosome 2, SPENNV200 DNA:
- the LOC107010914 gene encoding RING finger protein 215-like encodes MESNNSHIDNSTFSGNSTPVNVPTDVGTTESIVGIEELRAAYQELYHRYLALFPTQNVIPERFGGDEQEILERHAQITARLRLMAFHLSIKVHTYQLPKSTCLDGKERCSICLDDYYDKEKLTQIICGHLYHFDCIREWIKLKNFCPICKRDACARIN; translated from the exons ATGGAGAGCAACAATTCTCACATTGACAACTCGACCTTCAGTGGAAATTCAACCCCTGTCAATGTGCCAACAGATGTAGGCACAACTGAAAGTATTGTTGGAATCGAGGAACTACGGGCAGCCTACCAAGAACTTTATCATAGATATCTTGCTCTATTCCCTACACAAAACGTGATTCCA GAAAGATTTGGAGGCGATGAACAG GAAATTTTGGAACGCCACGCGCAAATTACTGCTAGATTAAGATTAATGGCTTTTCATTTAAGCATTAAAGTCCATACATACCAATTGCCCAAGTCAACATGTCTTGATGGCAAGGAGCGTTGCTCCATATGCTTG GATGACTATTACGACAAGGaaaaactcactcaaatcaTCTGTGGTCATTTATACCATTTTGATTGTATTAGAGAGTGGATCAAACTCAAGAACTTTTGCCCTATTTGCAAGAGGGATGCATGTGCAagaatcaattaa
- the LOC107008853 gene encoding U3 snoRNP-associated protein-like YAOH: MKNLKKKKASAQNTQKGSKKRFSIESDPFFHEDNDLKRRKRFGDDEDIESSDDSEDIYGSDDEGVDRNERKDEEEEEEEETAAEKRKRLAETFLHSMRESKRKEEEERESEEEYDREEREAMRDSWMVDMLQKEQMEGSGRSRKAIASRIQKPTEGFHLLVKHRQSVTAVTLSEDDLKGFSSSKDGTIVSWDVDSGKTEKYAWPTDEALKSHGAKDPQGRATKHSKNVLALAVSSDGRYLASGGLDRHVHLWDIRTRQHIKAFPGHKGPVSCLTFRQGSSELFSGSFDRSIKIWNVEDRAYVNTLFGHQSEVLTIDSLRKERVLTVGRDRTMHLWKVPEESQLIFRAPATSLECCCFINNDEFLSGSDDGSIEHWNVTRKKPVHIVKNAHASLQSVGIEQSNGALSNGHMENGTLNPQCHSSSALSWVSALTVCRNSDLAASGSGNGSVQLWTIENESKGISPLFELPVAGFINSLVFSKSGQFLVAAVGQEPRLGRWGRIADVRNGVFVHPLKHS, translated from the exons ATGAAGAACctgaaaaagaagaaagcttCAGCTCAAAACACCCAGAAGGGTAGTAAGAAGAGATTTTCAATTGAAAGCGACCCATTTTTCCATGAAGACAACGACTTGAAAAGGCGAAAGAGATTTGGAGATGATGAAGATATAGAGAGCAGTGATGATTCAGAGGACATTTATGGGTCTGATGATGAAGGAGTGGATAGGAATGAGCGGAAGgatgaagaagaggaagaggaggaggagaCGGCAGCTGAGAAGAGAAAAAGGCTGGCGGAGACTTTTTTGCATAGTATGAGGGAGTCGAAGAGGAAGGAAGAGGAAGAAAGAGAGAGTGAAGAGGAATATGATAGAGAGGAGAGGGAAGCAATGAGAGACTCATGGATGGTAGACATGTTGCAGAAGGAGCAGATGGAGGGCAGTGGTCGTTCCAGAAAAGCTATTGCTTCCAG GATTCAAAAACCCACCGAGGGATTTCACCTTTTAGTGAAACATCGACAGTCCGTAACTGCTGTGACTTTATCTGAGGATGACTTAAAGGGATTTTCATCCTCTAAAGATGGCACTATTGTTAGCTGGGACGTGGACAGTGGAAAGACAGAAAAGTATGCATGGCCTACTGATGAAGCTCTGAAGTCACATGGTGCAAAGGACCCACAAGGTCGAGCAACAAAACATAGTAAGAATGTTTTAGCTTTGGCTGTCAGCTCCGATGGACGCTATTTGGCAAGTGGAGGCTTAGATCGTCACGTTCATTTGTGGGACATCCGAACACGGCAGCATATTAAG GCATTCCCTGGTCATAAGGGACCTGTTTCATGTTTGACATTCAGACAAGGATCTTCTGAACTGTTTTCGGGGTCGTTTGATCGATCCATCAAGATATGGAATGTGGAAGATAGAGCTTATGTAAATACTTTATTTGGTCATCAAAGTGAAGTTCTAACCATTGATTCTTTGAGGAAAGAAAGGGTCTTGACAGTTGGACGAGACCGAACCATGCACTTATGGAAG GTTCCAGAGGAATCTCAATTGATATTTCGTGCTCCAGCAACTTCCCTTGAATGCTGTTGTTTCATCAATAATGATGAGTTTCTATCTGGTTCTGATGATGGAAGTATTGAGCACTGGAACGTAACAAGGAAGAAGCCTGTCCACATTGTAAAAAACGCACATGCTTCATTGCAATCAGTGGGAATTGAACAGAGCAATGGGGCCCTATCAAATGGCCACATGG AAAATGGCACACTTAATCCTCAGTGTCATTCCTCATCAGCACTCTCTTGGGTTAGTGCGCTGACAGTCTGCAGAAATAGTGATCTTGCAGCATCAGGATCTGGCAACGGGTCCGTTCAATTGTGGACTATTGAAAATGAATCAAAAGGCATCTCTCCATTGTTTGAGCTCCCAGTG